From the Candidatus Neomarinimicrobiota bacterium genome, the window CTATTTCGGACATCATCCTGCGAATCGTTTCGAATTCAGTCGTGGCAGGGACCTTGAGTTTGATCCGGGACCCGCTTCAGGACCGATCAATTTTCTTGCCTATCCGGTATTGGAAATTGGAGGCAAACCGGTAAAAGCGAAAACCGAGTTCTCCTTCAATCGTAACGTTTCTCCCAATTAACGACCCAAATTCAAACGGGGCCTGGCCGAGTATAAAGATATACCGATCGGTTTTTGGATCCCTATCGTCATAAGCTTCCAGCCACAGTTACGCTTGGGCATAAATAGCGATATCCAGCCTTGACAAGAAGGGACGTGCTGGAATTTCCGGTAGTCTCGATGCTATTCATTTCCAGATTCTTCTTTCATAAATTGATATATGGATTGCATCTGGTTTTTTCGAATTTGTATTAAGGGGACTATATTGTGAAGAAAACATCTCTTATAAAACTACTGATTCTGAGCTTTCATTTGATTACCTGCTCTCCGCCGGCGCCGCTGGCTCAACCGGAACAGGTGGTGGCGCAACAAGATCAGATACTGCCTCTCGATCCAAAGATCAACACAGGTGTTCTTGAGAACGGATTGAAGTACTTCATTCGTGTTAATCAGAAACCGGAAAAGCGTGCCGAACTGAGGCTGGTGGTGAACGCCGGTTCTGTACTGGAAAATAATGATCAGCAGGGTATCGCTCATCTCGTAGAACACATGGGATTCAACGGCACCGAGCACTTCGCGAAACAGGAACTGGTGGACTATGTGGAATCCATCGGCATGGGTTTCGGTCCACACCTCAACGCCTATACCAGTTTTGATGAGACGGTCTATATGCTCCGAGTGCCCACAGACAGTGCGGAGATGGTAGTGAAGGCGTTTCAGATTCTGAGCGACTGGGCGCAAGGGATGACTTTCGATTCCAATGAGATCGACAAGGAGCGGGGCGTTGTCATTGAAGAGTGGCGGCGCGGCCTCGGCGCCCAGGCGAGGATGAGGGATAAGCAGTTCCCCATCCTTTTCCACGATTCCAAGTATGCCGTCCGCCTGCCCATCGGCCAGAAGGCAGTTCTTGACACAGCCAGTCATGAGACTATTATTCAGTTCTACCGCGACTGGTACCGGCCCGATCTTATGGCTGTCATCGCTGTAGGAAACTTCGATGCTGACGAGATCGAGCGCCTCGTCCGGGAGCAATTTTCCGGTCTCGAGAATCCTGATGAACCGAGGCAGAGAACGTTCTACCCCGTACCGGATCACAAGGAGACGCTTGTGGCTCTGGCATCAGATCGGGAGGCAACAGGTTCGCGCGTAGCTGTCTATTATAAACAGGATGTACAGGCTGAAGAGACCGTATCGGATTATCGGGATCGGATTATCATGGGGCTCTACAATAGTATGCTTAACAACAGGCTTGATGAACTGAGGCAGAGCGCCGATCCCCCATTTCTGGGCGGCTTTTCCTATCAGGGGCGATTCATCAGGACGAAGGAAGTTTATGTATTGCTGGCGGCGGTCAAGGACAACGGCATTGGACGGGGACTCGAAACTCTTCTGGTGGAGGCCGAAAGGGTGGCTCGTCACGGCTTCACGCAGTCAGAGCTGGAGCGGCAGAAGAAGAACGTGATCCGCTCTATGGAACGGGCATATCAAGAAAGGGATAAGACACAGTCGCGTGTCTTTGCCAGCGAATACATCAGACACTTTCTTGAAGGAGAGCCTATTCCCGGTATCGAGTATGAATTGGAGCTGTATCGAAAGTTCCTTCCCGAGATAGCTCTGGAAGAGGTCAACCGTCTGGCGCGCCAGTGGTTGGTGGATGAAAACAGGGTCATCATGGTGAATCTCCCCGAGAAAGAGGGGGTTGTCACGCCCGAAGATGATGACCTTCTTGCCATGTTTGACTTGGTGGAAACAGCCGAGATCACGCCATACGAGGATGAGCTTTCCGATGCGCCTCTCCTTGCTGAATTACCGCAAGCGGGGCATATTGTGAACGGACAGACGATTCCCGAGCTGGATGTAACGCTGTGGGAATTGAGCAACGGTGTACGCATCTTCTTGAAAGAGACAGACTTCAAGAATGATGAAATTCTCCTCCGGGCGACAAGCCCCGGCGGCCACTCACTGGTGGATGATCAGGACTACATTGCCGCATCGACGGCTGCCGTCGTTATAACTGCGGGAGGTGTCGGTCCGTTCGACCGTATCACGCTGGAAAAATTTCTGGCCGGCAAGGTGGTGAACGTATCTCCATCCATATCGTCACTGACTGAAGGTTTCTCCGCCTCAGCGTCGCCCCAAGATATGGAAACCATGTTCCAGCTGATCTACGCCTACTTCACTTCGCCCAGAAAAGACAGCACGGCCTACCTGGCGTACAGGGAACAGATGCGGGGGTGGCTGGAGAATCGCAGTGCCACGCCGGAAGCTGCCTTCCGTGATACGATTCAGGTGACCCTGTCACAGCACCATTTCCGTACGCGGCCTTGGACGCTCGAGATGCTAGACGAGATGGATCTGCAGGCGTCGTACTCGTTCTTTCGGGAGCGGTTCGCTGACGCCAGCGATTTCACTTTTTTCATTATCGGGAATTTTGATGTGCAGGAAATCCAACCGCTGGTGCTGCAGTACCTGGGTGGTCTGCCTGCCGGGAACAGGAGCGAGACGTGGCGGGATGTGGGTATTGAATTACCACCGGGCAAGATTGAAAAAATAGTCCGTCGCGGCGTGGAACCGAAAAGCTCTACCCGGATGGTATTCTCGGGACCGTTTGAATGGACGCCTAAGAACAGGTACGATCTGAATGCCATGGCGCACGTGCTGCGGATTAAACTGAGAGAGAAGATTCGGGAAGACGAGAGCGGCAGTTACAGCATAGGAGTGAGCGCATCGCCGGCGCACTACCCGGATGAGGAGTACAGTATCACGATTCGGTTCGGCAGCGATCCCGAGCGGGCGCAGGAATTGAGCGAGACTGTCTTAGTACAGATCGATTCGCTGGTGAACTACGGTACGACTGAGAAGTATCTGACAAAAGTGAAAGAACGCCAGCGCAGGCAGAGAGAGACAGGGATGAAGGAGAACGGTTTCTGGATTCGGGATCTCGCCTTCTACGATTATCATAAAGAAGCGCTCACCTCTATTATTGAGTACGATAAACTGATCGATAGTCTGACTCTCGGCACCATACAGGCGGCAGCCAGGAAGTATCTGACCACCGAAAACTATGTAAAGATTGTCCTCTACCCGGAATCGATGCCGTGATTGCTAAAACTGACCAATCCCAATGATTCGAGGCAGAATGCATTTACTTGACTTCGCCTTTATTTTTCTTCAAATTTGAGCAGGCTGGGGGTACCCAGACTAAGAGTAGGGTAGACTTTTGGGATTGCAAATAACCGCACGCAAGATCGTATGTCTCGCCGCCGTTGCGCTCTTGCTGATCATCGGTTGTGAAGATCAGCTGGCCTCGGTTGTTACTAAATCGGACAAAAATGAGCTTTTTGAGCTGACGCTGGAGACATCCAGTGATATTGTAAATTCGCAAGGGTCATTGGATCTTATGGCAAGGGTGAAACGATTGAAAGCGGGATTGGCAGACGTTTCCAATAAGGTGCTCGGCGTATGGGATCTTGTTTACGATGAACCTGATACCCTCGATCCCGCACAACTTGAGATCGGCTACACTTT encodes:
- a CDS encoding transglutaminase domain-containing protein, with translation YFGHHPANRFEFSRGRDLEFDPGPASGPINFLAYPVLEIGGKPVKAKTEFSFNRNVSPN
- a CDS encoding insulinase family protein; this encodes MKKTSLIKLLILSFHLITCSPPAPLAQPEQVVAQQDQILPLDPKINTGVLENGLKYFIRVNQKPEKRAELRLVVNAGSVLENNDQQGIAHLVEHMGFNGTEHFAKQELVDYVESIGMGFGPHLNAYTSFDETVYMLRVPTDSAEMVVKAFQILSDWAQGMTFDSNEIDKERGVVIEEWRRGLGAQARMRDKQFPILFHDSKYAVRLPIGQKAVLDTASHETIIQFYRDWYRPDLMAVIAVGNFDADEIERLVREQFSGLENPDEPRQRTFYPVPDHKETLVALASDREATGSRVAVYYKQDVQAEETVSDYRDRIIMGLYNSMLNNRLDELRQSADPPFLGGFSYQGRFIRTKEVYVLLAAVKDNGIGRGLETLLVEAERVARHGFTQSELERQKKNVIRSMERAYQERDKTQSRVFASEYIRHFLEGEPIPGIEYELELYRKFLPEIALEEVNRLARQWLVDENRVIMVNLPEKEGVVTPEDDDLLAMFDLVETAEITPYEDELSDAPLLAELPQAGHIVNGQTIPELDVTLWELSNGVRIFLKETDFKNDEILLRATSPGGHSLVDDQDYIAASTAAVVITAGGVGPFDRITLEKFLAGKVVNVSPSISSLTEGFSASASPQDMETMFQLIYAYFTSPRKDSTAYLAYREQMRGWLENRSATPEAAFRDTIQVTLSQHHFRTRPWTLEMLDEMDLQASYSFFRERFADASDFTFFIIGNFDVQEIQPLVLQYLGGLPAGNRSETWRDVGIELPPGKIEKIVRRGVEPKSSTRMVFSGPFEWTPKNRYDLNAMAHVLRIKLREKIREDESGSYSIGVSASPAHYPDEEYSITIRFGSDPERAQELSETVLVQIDSLVNYGTTEKYLTKVKERQRRQRETGMKENGFWIRDLAFYDYHKEALTSIIEYDKLIDSLTLGTIQAAARKYLTTENYVKIVLYPESMP